In the genome of Brachypodium distachyon strain Bd21 chromosome 3, Brachypodium_distachyon_v3.0, whole genome shotgun sequence, the window GTATTTGGGCCGCAAAAGTGTTTAAATAGGCCGAGTTCTGAAGGCCCACTGGAGTGTATTTTCTAGACCACGTGCCACGGTGCCGCACGCACCGAGCGCAACACCGAACCAATATTTATTCCACTCATTTAGGAGGGGAAGGCGCAATTAGCCAAGTATAATCATGTTAATTATTGGTTTACCTCCCCCTCCTAGCATAGTACCTCTTCTCCTTGATGATGTAACCATTGTTTCCATGAAATAAAAGAGGTCTTtgctgttaaaaaaaagggggttTCTTTTGTTGAGCCGTTCTAAAAATGAGATATCCTTACATTGATGTTGATGTCAAAGTGAAAGGATTTTCAGTTTCTCGGCGGTGACTTTCAAATAGGTATCCGAGGAACTGGAGAAACGAAATCCCGTCCTATAACCAATGGTAAATCGTCCCAACCACAAGAATGTGGTGTGATGATCCCAGGGTTGATCCCGTTTTCTTCGCGTATatggtatatatatacacaacaCAGAGTTATTCAAATTCTACTTAAATTGAAGACagatcatgttttttttctagaatacacccaAGCAGGTGTATCATATATTGAAGGAGGATTCCGCGACGCGGTTACATGCCATGGCTATCCGACAAAAGTCTGACCATTGCTAGGGGAAGAAAATTATATACGACCTCTACATGAACGACCCAGCGTCTGGACCCAAAATTTCGCTGTTAGATCTTCTGATCTGATCCTGCTGAAAATCCAACTGCACTGTTCGGCTCCATTGGAATTCATCGTGCGTTGAGTGCAAGGGTCCAGCCCTGGATCGTTCCTGTAGAGGTCGTATAGGATTTTTCTGGTGACTGAAAAAAGGCCCGATCGATGGCACATCTtggccaaaaagaaaaaaatgttttagtTGAAAATTTGCTCCAAGCGAGAAGAGGACAGGGGCTCGCCGGAACAAAACAACATGCAACACATTCCCTTCTTCTGAAGGCTAGGATTCCCTTACCGATGCCTCCTTTTCCCAAGCTCCTTCATGTGTTGCTTTCACTAACAATTGGTGCGCGAGAGAACCAAAGGTGCTAAATCTCAAGCACTCATGAAGCCTGTCGAGAACCCACTCAAACAATGGCCGGGTATAAATTGTTAGCCGTGCTTCTCGTGGTTGGTGGCACCATTTGTCTAGCAATCAATTTTTACGACGGAGTGTCATTTTCTAAAAGAAAATGGTATCATGTGAATGTGTCCTTTTCGTGCATCCATGTTGGTGAATGAATACATATCACATTCATTAAACACGAAAACGAGAACAAACACGTAGTTAGCACACATCAATAGCAAATCCAATGAAATTTTGGTAGTTGCATGGACAAAAGCACGAATCACACTACTATATTTCTCTGCGGCAAACTTCGATGATTACTCTTCCCACATGGAACACCATGCCAGTCACATAAATAGCCCACCGGTGCACGCGTAGCTGCACGCCATTGCAATGAAGGCGTGGTGGCATGCAACATACCATGTGCGCGTGTCCTTTTGTGCAACATGTTTGCGAATAAATTGGCATCACAGGCATTAAATGCAAAAAGCGAGAAATGAGCACGCACACACATCAATAGTATTTTTCCTCAACAATCTTCACGGATCACATTACTATGAGCATTTTTCCTCAACAATCTTCGAGGATTACTCACCCCACGTGGCACACCATGTTCATCATGCCTTAAGAATAACAACACCCGACGGTCGAGATGCTAACGGAAAAACATTTCACGAGAAGCTCGGGCGCCGTCTGTTCCTCATCACGTTCGACACGGATCGTCGGATCCCGATCGGACGGTCCTGAGAGCCCTTCTTTGTCGCCGGATTAAATTCCGGCAGGTAAAAGGCGATCGGAAAAGGATCACGCGATCCCCGGTCACAAAAATCCCAAATGAACCCgccccctcttcctttccggccttcttctcttctccctcgtcgcctccttcccaaaccctagctagccCCCGCGGTGCGCTCTAGCCACCACCCCCAGCAAATCCTAGATCGACTCCCCCCGCCATGGcctctgccgcggcggcgccccccGTCGCGGGCAAGGTCGTGGAGCGGTTCCGCGCgcggctgcgggaggaggcgggggaggaggccggggcggccgcggccgcggtggTGGGCGTCTACGGGGAGGCCCTCGCCGAGCTCACCTTCAACTGCAAGCCCATCATCACCGACCTAACCATCATCGCGGACCAGcacgccgcgctcgccgccagGGGCATCGCCGACGCCATCTGCGCCCGCATCGTCGAGGTGGTTGCTGCTCCTCCcatcctctccttcctccgctATCCGCCCCAGGGATTTGGGGGCCCGTTATGCTGTATTTTGATGGAGACGAAGGCTTTGTGATTAGGGGGGGTAGGCTCCTTTATGATGAGCGTATTTAGTGTGTTTGTCAGTCTAGATGCTTGCTTGTGGAGTCCATGGTTTCTAGGGTTTGCTGATACACGTACTTGTCGTGGTAGTTGAGAAATTTGTTCAACTAATGTAAAAGCTTGTGCTCAATGCCCTTTGTACacagcctttttttttgtccatgGAGTACTGTAATCATTCATTACGTGCGGAAATTTTAGGATGAATTTGTGCTCCTGCTCTGAACAATTTCATGTTCTTGTTCATAGATCTTTGCTCGCCGCGAATATGATTGCTAGAATTCAGTAATCAACTCAAGTAAAATTCAACAAGTTTGAACTTAAGCAATGCAAATGGAGTATAAGATTTTTGTTCTTAGCAGATGTGGAACACAGGCTGTAAGCGCTAATCTTATACAATGAATACATCAACtattattttcatattttgGGTAGGAAGTTTTTGGAGGCTTAAACTGAATTCTATTCCTGGAGTGGACAATTTAAAGTGGAAATGATATGAGTAGTAATCCTTAAAGGAAAGAGTAAAATCAACTAACTGTTACATAATAGCTTGTAGTTTTTTCCATTTGTCGAATGGAACTGTTCATTTTAGATTTTCTTACAAGCATGCTTTCTATCAATTTTCTTTACACTTAAGGTTGCTTTGTATGACGAGCGTCATTCTACAATGTTTTTGCAGGTGCCAGTTGAGCAGAAATTGCCATCTTTGTATCTGCTAGATAGTATTGTGAAAAACATAGGACGAGAATATATAGGGCATTTCGCCGCTAGGTTGCAGAAGGTATTTTGTTATGCATACAGGAACGTTCATCCTAATCAGCATGCTGCAATGCGGCACCTGTTCCGTACCTGGTCTCAAGTGTTCCCTTCTTCCGTGCTTCGAGGGATTGAGGATGAGCTTCAGTTTTCTCCCTCGGAGAATAAGTTTCCTGCCAGAGCTACTAATTTGCGGCAGTCAGAGTCATTATCTCCTAGGCCATCTCATGGCATCCATGTAAATCCAAAGTATCTAGAAGCACAACAGCAATTCAAGCATGCCAGCAAGGTAAATTTTTCTGCAATTATCAGGTTGTTAACATCAGTTATATGGGACCAGCTCAATAATACCCAATAGTTGAGTGTATTTATTGTGATTCGAgcatgttatttttttctttgcattATGCTCTCTCAACTGGCAGCTtctattttaattttaaaGTTGAAGTTTGTCTCTTAAATCCAAATCAGGCGGATCAGCTAGCACCTAGAGCTAGGCAGATGACTGATGTGGGGGAGGATCATGTAAATGGATTAACGTCAAGAAGCTTGCTTGGATTTCCTGCAACCTCTTCAAAGCTCCAGGTATTATGTGACCCAGCTGCTGTCTTGCTCCTACCTATGAGCTCTTGTTATACCCTTCGAGAGCTGAAACCAGAGAGCTTGTCCTGTTTGTTTGAGTAGTAGTAGTGCTTCCACGCTTTCACCAGAATCGTTATTGTTAGTGGCAGAGTAGTGGATGATTGCAACTAGCATGTTAGACCCTATTGTATttgacatttttatttttggataAAAGACATATCACATGGCttattttgaaaatcaaaCGAGAATGCTAGATTTCCACCCTACAATATTATAAAGTTTGGCAGTAGGGTTAAACCCCCTTTAAAGGTCTGTTAGCACAAtatgaaaaacagaaaaactacCTCCTGATAAACGATAGTACCAAAACACTAGGCCACAACTCACAAGAAAACTCGATCAAGCCTGTTTTGCTGCCAGCTGGGTTGGAGATCGGCTGAGCAGGATGGTTTTATTAAGGTCCATGGgtgtggaaggtgaagcaGCCAAGCCCGATAGTGGCGGCTCGACACACTGGTGCATCTGTTTTTTCATCTCTAACAGTGTCCTGTCTTTGAACTAGCCGCATATACATACCAATTGTTCGCTCACCCAATATTGGCTTTGATTGTGCTCTATCTGTATTGGttgacaaaagaaaatgtttcTGTTATTGATTTCCTAGGCCCATatctatatactccctctgaccggtattacttgtctcaaatttgcccaaatacggatgtatctatatgtaaaaagcgtctagatacatgtaatatttggacaagtaattccggccggagggagtatttaagaTAACAACCCTGTGCTGTGTCTATCTGTAAACAATTCCTCTATTCCAAGTGTTCTAAGTCCTGAGAGCTCACACCAGTTCTTGTTCTGGAGTTAAAGTTCCAGTTCTCTTTCAGTATTAGGTATATATTTTATTAATCGGGTGCTTTAGTTTTCTCCAGGTGGAATGGTATACATATATTTCAAAACGAAATAGCCTGTTTTtcagtattttattttatttgagttCAAGTATTCAAATGCTGTTGCTACCTGTGTTTTGTTAATGACAATGTAGTGATTTCCACTTATAACTCAAGTTTTACTTATAATCTATCTTGTTATCATGCTGACAGAGATCTACGATACTGTATGCTGATGATCCTGATCAACAAGAGACATTTCGATCACGTACTGGAATGACAACAAGAGACATGTCCAGATCACCACCTCTTGATATACTCCCTAGGAACGCATCCCCCAAGAGAAAACTGGAGAGGCTACCGCTGTCTCATTCTGTATCGGGACATGACCCCAGAAGACTGCCTAATCGAAATGGTTGGTTTGAACGACAATGGGCTTTTGAGGATGGTGCACAACGGCCTTCGATGAGCACGCTTGATGAAGAACATAGGAAACAAAGTGCAAGAGAACTTATTGATGCTTATGGAAATTCTCAAGGCAACGATGCTGATGAAAGGCTTCCCAAGATGCAACGTCTTGAATCAAATGGTATGGCAAGCAGATCTAGTGCACAACAATGGCTCAATtcagaggaagaggagtatTCGTGGGAGGATATGAATCCAGCTTTCCGAAACAGAAGCAGCATGCCTTCTTTACCTCCCTCTGAGACCTTGAGAACTGGATTTCCTGGGCTAAACACTGGACTACTGGATTCTGATATTGGGATGCGCAGTTGGGAAAGCCAAGCTACACGACCATCAGCTGATCGACCATCATTACATCTCGAAGATAGGATTACTGCTACCGGTGTACGCTTGTCTGATCTCTTTTTAATTATGCTGAGTAGTAACATTGACATACAATTCCCCACCCTTTAACACTTCTTTCACTACTGTTGGATAATTCTATTTTATCGTTTATTCCCTGCTTTCAAATAGAAGtgttatttctttattttatcACGAATGCAGTTATACAACTTCAATAAACCATTTTTATTAGCGTGTTTCTAAAATGATCTAGTCATCACTGTTACGATATATGGGAGTACTCTTTGCAACAAATATACTCACAGATTCCAGGACActaatctaattaattacaaAGACTGGCTGACTGCCCTGAGCTTTGCTACGGACTTCGCCAATATATTCATGCTTTATATACATAAGAAATCACAAGAAGGAAGTTTTCTCAAGATTTTTACAAGCAGTTATTTGGTTTCTtgtgaaaaattgaaaataaacGACCAGTAAGTGAAAAACTGTCATATCTACATACATGCACtgaaaagaagaggaggtttcttttaaaatttgttagaAGTTGGAGAAGATGCTGTTCATTTATTAAGAAGATAAAGTACACAAGCAAACTCCATGGGAAAAAGATTGGATAAGGTGGCCTGCAAGTCGGTTAGCTGTCGTTTTGTGTGACTCACATTTTAAAATCTTTGTATAATAATAACAATATTGTTGATGACAGCTAAAAATATTTCATCATTGGTTTCCCATGCCGACACTTTATGACTGGAAAGGATAACTGCATTATATTTGCCTGTATGTTGTCTTCCGTGGTGATTCCTACCCTTTTGGCAGGCTAGATATTTGTCCAAAGCTATCTCTTTACAAATTCACTACCTACATACACTGTTATGGAGGCACTTAAACAAAACAGAGTTTTCAGTACCTTTTCCTTTGGGTTCAGGACTTGCATGCTAGGCCTAATACATGATTCCCAAATAGCCTTCTGAAGTAACACACATCTTCACTTCATTGCCATATTTTCTAAAACCAACTTCTCAAAATTTATCTTTTATGCAATTCAAATTATAATAACCGGTAATGATGAGCTGAGATGACCACTTTAATTACTGTTGACGTAGCATCACCTTTTTGCAGCATGTTGACATGGCCACTAGTAGGAGATATCCAAGCAATTTGGGTCCGCAGAACGGAACAATTTCAGAGTACCATACTTCCGAGAACACCCTTGATCCTGGGAGACTTCTTGCAATGTCAGCTCCATCTTGGCAGCATACTAATGGTCTGCCATTGAGAGTACAAGCACCTCAACCTTCATCAACACTGGATAGGTTATCACTGCCCGCTGATGGTGAAATGCCTGTCAAGAGGTTGCCCGCTGGTGGTACATATGCTTTGATTGAGAAGCACAGGCCCTCACCTGCTCCTGCTCCCATAGAATGGCCTCCTCTTGTTCATGGTCAGCCGCCATCATTTACAAATCATGCTAGACGTGCAAAAGATAGTCTTGAAATTAGACCATTTATTAACCAAGGAGTCAATTCATCTGTATTTGTTCCACGTCATCAATATGATGCCTCGGATCAGAATACAGTGAGTACTGGTAACTTAGCTCAACCACCATATCAGCAACCAGATTTGTTGTCATCGAGTCAACAAAATCAAGGCACAATGGGAAATCAATCTCAGACTCATCATGCGAGACAGTTTCATCCTCATTCCCTTTCTCACCCTCAGGAGGCATTTAGAAGCTTTGCGCCCAACATGCCTGTAGGTATGTCCCAAAATCCATTCCAAGGACAAGGTGGTAGTGCAGCAACACCACCAGTTCCAACTCTACCAAACTCCTTTTCTCTGCCACCTGCCGTGCCACCCTATGGCGTGCCATCAGTGCCCAATTTTGCTCCGCCACCATTACATTGCGGTCTACCTCCTGCTTCATTGCAGATGGGTCCATCTTCATCACAAGTGGGTGGCCCTACAACATATTTCTCTGGAATTTTAAGTAACCTCATGCATCAGGGTGTAATTTCACTGGAGCCACCTAGTCAACCTCAGGTATTTCTCATGGATGTGTGCACCTTATGATGCTCTTTATTATTCTTTACAAGTTTTATTCAATGATCTCATTATACTTATAAATATATTCATTTAGGACTCTATTGGAGTTGACTTCAATGTAGACCTGAAGGTGCGGAACGAGTCTGTCATTAATGCTCTTTATCAGGATCTCTCCAGACAATGCAAAACTTGTGGCCTTCGTTTTAAATGCCAAGAAGAGCACCGTGCGCACATGGATTGGCATGTTacaaaaaacagaaattcCAAAAATCGCAAGCAATCTTCACGTAAATATTTTGTCACCGTGAGGGAATGGTTAAGAGCAGCAGAAACAGTAGGAAATGATGGAGTTCCTTCTTTCGAGCCCTCGGAGCCAGTCCCAGACAAAAATGAAGAGAAGGAAATGGCTGTTCCTGCAGATGAGGACCAAACGTCTTGTGCTTTATGTCAAGAGCAATTTGAGGATTTCTACAGTGACGAAACTGAAGAGTGGATGTATAAAGGTGCAGTTTACATGAATGCGCCGGATGGTAATATTCTTGGTCTGGAAAGGTCACATTTGGGGCCTATTGTCCATGCTAAATGTCGATCTGGGCCCAACAATACCTCTTAGGATGGCCTAGCTGGTGAGTATCTGTGCATTTCattttgcaataaaaaatGCACAAATTTTAGTTCGGAGTAATATTACATATCTCGAGCTTGCAACCTCAGTGCTATTGAGACCATATACCCCTCTCTTTGCCCAGATGTAGTTAAATACTGTTATAATATCATGTGACTAAATAATAATACTGAATGTGATACTCCATATTGACTCTCATTTAGTTGATTTAGGGAAACCTGAAATTTTCACGATCATGGTAATATTTCATCGAGCATTTCATCTCTATTGGTTGGAGACGCCCCTTTCCGCTGTATTTACTGGTTGTGTTCTTAGTATTTTTAAATGTTTCTGTCACTTCTATCTCAGTTACTCAAATTGTTAGACGCTCCCTCATCTATATTTCAGTGGACATTCTTATTGGTGCCTTTTTTTAGAGTTATATACAGAACCGTAGATGTCTTTACTGTTATAAAGATTTCAATTGGTGGCGGCAGTCCGTCCACCATCTTTTGTCTGTATCTATTTCCTTACATGTGGAACCATTTGCTAAGCTTTCAAACCCATGGTATGGGACACTAACAGTACATAGATATGTCAGGGTAATCTAATTTACTTATCACGAGTGGCGGAGCGACGTatgggtatttagctagtCCATCTAAAAGACTGTCGAATTGGAAACGTGAGAATGTGCTTGTTAATTACTATCGTAGTGTGATCATGTGCATAGTGTAAGAAAATCAGCTAGTCTGTCTAAAAGACTCGCCGAACTTGAAATGTGAGAATGTTCTTGTTATAGTAGTTTGATCATGTTTACAGGCAATCATGCGAAATCCATCATTGAAGGTCTTAAGATCTCTGAGCTTGTAATAATTTAGGCTGGGCAGAACATTGGGCAAGCTTTGGTCTAATCTGTAGGAGATTGTGTATTTGTTATTCACCATACTTGTCATTGCTGCCCCACTAAACTGAGCTACTGCTTGTCGAGCAGAAATTGTATTATGCTATTTTGCAATATATTACTGTTTCACTGTGTTAGTACTATTTAAAAAATGGGACATAAAATTGAAGTCAGTAAATTGTACTTGTAGACCTCTGTTTTATCGAGCCATGCTCTTTCCAAAATTTTCATGTGCACAATAGAGGTACGCAGCCAAATACCTATTCTCAGCTTGACATCTTTGATAGTCTGACTACctctatggtgaatattcccTGCATTACACATCACACACTGTGTTTTACTCCCAATCATGGGATACTGCATTTTACTTTCAATCGTTTTACAACATTGAACCTTTAAGAGGGAAGTTTGTTCTCATGTTTGGTTGGTGGGAAACCTCAAGGGATTAGCTTAGAGATAGCTTGCGATGAACTGTTGATATATTCTCTAGAAATCAATTCCCACCCTCCTGGTTATTAAAATTGTTGGAGTTAGACCCTTGGCTCTCATATCCCATGACCTGTCTCCCCTAATTTCCCACTCCCACAAACTAAGAAGCTGATTTTGTAACCCACGACCCTCAAATCCCATTCCATTTCCACAATTCCTCCAACGCAAACACACTGGCTTTTTGCTATATACCAGCCAGCTTCTGATTTGTTGGTCCTATTGGAAAATTTCCACTTTATTTTGAAGAACATTAATGTGCTCCATTTCTCCTTTCTTCATTTACTGAAGTACCAACATATAGGTTGtattttactccctccttGCATATTAATTGGCGGGGATTTAGTACAGTTTAAGGcctttttgttgtgttttgtatTAAATATATCCAATATTGTCTTTGTAACTGTCTGTCCATGGAATAGTTAGGCCATCCCACAGACATGTGGTGAGTGTTGGGGCGACTGCTCCCTTCTGTTAAGAAGATAGATTGTGATTTTCGTGACACTAAAGATTGCCGTTTCTAATTTTATTAAAGTTTCTGTCTGTTTTAACCTCGGATTACTTTATTTGGCCACTAATATTGCCTTTTCATATTTGTGGCCTCTTCGGGTAGTAAAATAGTATAATGGAGAACAGTTGTAAATTGTAAATCAGAAGATGGTAGTTGCTAACTAATTGGTGGATGTCTTGGAATATAGTTACTTATAGGAATATTGCTAAATAGAAAAGGTCACACTTTGTCACTCCAGACTCCACAAAAGATGCTTTTTGTAGAAATTACGTGCAAAAGATTAAAAGAAAATTGGCTAAAAGTGGCCACAATCCAAACTCTAATATGGTACATAATGTACTCcctttgaactaaaacagcgacatgaatttaggaacggagggagtatcattcaAGATATAAGTAGGTGTAAATATCATCGGAATGTGATATTCTCAACTTATGGGCGTAGTCCAGTTGGCTAGAGGCGCACACTTGTGAGGTGTGCCCAGCCTGCCACCGGCGTTTGAGCCCTGAGCTCTGCAGGGTGGCGCACTGGTCCCCATGGTTGTCTCTCCTTGATTAAAAACAGCCACAGGGGCTAGTCCCTGTTGGTCGATTTTTTTATACTTTCCTAACCAATAATGAACATCATACCCtaaattttctttcctttaAAGGAACGACTGTGCCTTCCACGGATATTCTTAGTTCTTTCATGTTCTGGATGAGGAATACAACTATGAATGTTCTTTGTGTCCTTTCAAGTATTTATTGTTGCGAAGCTTACTATCATCTAATTCAAATTAAGATTCCATTGCTGCATGCGTTCAAAGAGATAAATATGTTGTCCTTGCAGACAATTAACTGTTCTTAACTAATTGCAGGAACTCTTCAGTTTTTTCTGCTCGCGGCTTGACATGACATGTAAACTACTGGAGAAATCAGATTTTGGTATGCTTAGTTACCCCCCTCTCCTAATGGTAACGGTTGCATAGTGTTACTGTGGCAATAGTGTACAAATGTAAAATACTTCCTGTATTTTAGTGTTTGAACATGAGTAATTTGCTCTGCAGTCACTGTTGTGCCTGCCCTTTAACAGTTGCCACCTGCTGCTTTTACATTTCTATGATCTATATTGGATTCTCGTGTGGGGAGAGGCGGTTCAACAGTTCAGGATGGAGTTATGTGTACCTTGGCCTCGCTGAACATGCAAAACATttttctacctttttttttgttcccttCCTCTGTGCTATCTCTTATGCAGGATCAATCAGCCCGCTGTGTGTCTGGTAACTCCCGGAAAACAGAAGAACCATGCAAGACGGCCAAGAAATGAAGCAATCAGTCAACAGCTTTCCTCTATTGTTCATAGAGGGACTAGATGTTGCTGCCCTTAGTTTCTTCTGTGTACCTTCGTATGGCTGTGCATTGTAACAGTATTGTCACAGATAAATTCTTGGTCGCttgatatatttttgcatGCGTATGCGTCTTTGGACTTGGGAGTTATGCTGTTGAAAGTTTATCTGTGGGACGTCATTGTTATTTAAGCTACAATCTATGTTTCTAATTTGCTATCTTTTGTTTCCTTGTTTGCTGAATGCAATATATGGGCAATTCTGTTCTCATCATTTATATCCTTTCCCTAAAGGAACATGGAATCGTCCGGGAACTCGTCAACAAACAACTCTATAAAAATTGCTTAAAATATTTGTGTAAATCCATCCATTATGGTTATATCTTGGATGTAGCATCGGCTGGAATTCAGCTGTTCATTCGATGATGTGTAACAATTGACTACTGAGGAACTAAAATTGCAGCAAGCAGAGCTGACATCTGAAACATAAATTATAAATCAACACTTACGAATCCAAAAAAGAGGCGCCAGATTTCTACTCTCAAACGACTACCAGCTAGCTAGGCTGGCACCTGAAGTCCAAACAACAGGAGTACACAACATACCACAAAGTACAGCtcaaatttgagacgagaGGCTTAATTTATACCCCCTTGAActggaaaaataaataaatagcaCAGTCCTAACAAACAGATTTGAGGACACAACATGGTTGATTAACAGCAGCCTTTTACATGAAACTGAAGGTGGaaggaagtcaatgccgaaCCATCCCCCCTTGCATAGTGGTGACGCCTTGTTTCGTCGCGGCGATTTTTCTCGCGACTTGTGAGGTATGCGCACCACTTGGCAAGCAGAGCATGAGGTGCGTTCTTGACTCCTCGTTGATGAGATTCTCCAAAATCTTGCTGCTCCTGCACAGGGCAAGACAAACATCAACAAGGCGCTTCAACATTCGTGCAAAAAACTCAACATCCTGCACAGGGCCAGACAAACATCAACATCCTGCCTGTTAAATTATGTAAATACATTTTGTTCAAAGCACACACAACGCACAAAGAAGAAACTAGTAAGTAGTAGATAATCTTgcctactccctctgtccaacgaaagatgtctcaactttgatcaaatttgaatgcatctatacactaagtcatgtctagatacattcaaattttgataaatttaaaacattttttattggacggagggagtactaaattttcAGAATCCATTTTCAAAaatctctttttctttggcACTAAGATATATAGCgggcatgtgatgtgtgtACCTTGCAAGCACATGATCTGAATTCTGAACTGAGGGCTGCTACTGCGGAttgctgctgccgccccgGCAGACGGCGGCCTTGATGCGCTCGACGGTGCACGCAATGAGGCTATTGACAGTGGCGACGGAGCCCAGCGAGAGCTTGGCCGTCGGCACTGAGTCCACCAGTATCTGGAACGCGACCGTCAGTAGTGACCCGCCCTTccccgccgcgacgccgccttcttcatTAATCCCCGACAGAGGCGCCGAGGGCCCGTCGGGCAAGATGGCGAACCCCGACGGCAGCAGCGCGACGTAGTCGGGGTCGCCACCGTTGAGCACGACGTTCATGGCCACGATGTCCACCGGGGCGTACACCACGTAGGAGGACCCCGACTCGTCCGTGCAGCTCTCCTGCAGGATCAGC includes:
- the LOC100826665 gene encoding polyadenylation and cleavage factor homolog 4; amino-acid sequence: MASAAAAPPVAGKVVERFRARLREEAGEEAGAAAAAVVGVYGEALAELTFNCKPIITDLTIIADQHAALAARGIADAICARIVEVPVEQKLPSLYLLDSIVKNIGREYIGHFAARLQKVFCYAYRNVHPNQHAAMRHLFRTWSQVFPSSVLRGIEDELQFSPSENKFPARATNLRQSESLSPRPSHGIHVNPKYLEAQQQFKHASKADQLAPRARQMTDVGEDHVNGLTSRSLLGFPATSSKLQRSTILYADDPDQQETFRSRTGMTTRDMSRSPPLDILPRNASPKRKLERLPLSHSVSGHDPRRLPNRNGWFERQWAFEDGAQRPSMSTLDEEHRKQSARELIDAYGNSQGNDADERLPKMQRLESNGMASRSSAQQWLNSEEEEYSWEDMNPAFRNRSSMPSLPPSETLRTGFPGLNTGLLDSDIGMRSWESQATRPSADRPSLHLEDRITATGHVDMATSRRYPSNLGPQNGTISEYHTSENTLDPGRLLAMSAPSWQHTNGLPLRVQAPQPSSTLDRLSLPADGEMPVKRLPAGGTYALIEKHRPSPAPAPIEWPPLVHGQPPSFTNHARRAKDSLEIRPFINQGVNSSVFVPRHQYDASDQNTVSTGNLAQPPYQQPDLLSSSQQNQGTMGNQSQTHHARQFHPHSLSHPQEAFRSFAPNMPVGMSQNPFQGQGGSAATPPVPTLPNSFSLPPAVPPYGVPSVPNFAPPPLHCGLPPASLQMGPSSSQVGGPTTYFSGILSNLMHQGVISLEPPSQPQDSIGVDFNVDLKVRNESVINALYQDLSRQCKTCGLRFKCQEEHRAHMDWHVTKNRNSKNRKQSSRKYFVTVREWLRAAETVGNDGVPSFEPSEPVPDKNEEKEMAVPADEDQTSCALCQEQFEDFYSDETEEWMYKGAVYMNAPDGNILGLERSHLGPIVHAKCRSGPNNTS